The Kwoniella shandongensis chromosome 11, complete sequence genome has a segment encoding these proteins:
- a CDS encoding phenylalanine-tRNA ligase, alpha subunit, with translation MSLPTPESLQPLILQTLASSPDGKIPDTRELSFNGTSLSSTEAQSVVRAVLDSLASKEMVEYKQITTTTYGLTEEGEIIAANGSHEFRVWQALPVKGAGEPIGLPDLSKLIGADIAKVGQQRAFRNKWIAKDGAGFVRAVEAPSDETADQVKEIKEKGDHSRGEAITKELQKRKLIQPRKHIHYTVSKGSQFSTEVKQLETDLTVEMLQSGAWKDASFKQYNFAAAGQPTDGGALHPLLKVREEFRNIFFDMGFTEMPTNRFVESAFWNFDAMFVPQQHPAREMQDTFYVKDPVKALRPDPEYYERVRKVHEEGGYGSIGYRAPFNRDESEKLLLRTHTTAVSTDMLYKLANQEGGFKPAKMYSIDRVFRNETADATHLAEFHQVEGVVADYNITLGNLIAFMQEFFSKTGNHKLRFKPAYNPYTEPSMEVFSWHEGLGKWIEIANSGIFRPEMLEPMGLPKGVRVLGWGMSLERPTMIKYKISDIRTLVGHKTDLDQVKKRPAVRLEKGDD, from the exons ATGTCGCTTCCTACACCTGAATCCCTTCAACCTCTGATCCTTCAGACTCTCGCTTCGTCCCCAGATGGCAAGATCCCTGATACTCGAGAACTGTCCTTCAATGGAACGTCTTTGAGCAGTACAGAGGCTCAGAGTGTGGTCAGAGCTGTACTCGACAGTCTTGCGagcaaggag ATGGTCGAGTACAAGCAGATCACAACGACTACATACGGCTTGactgaggaaggagagatcatCGCTGCAAACGGATCTCACGAGTTCAGAGTGTGGCAAGCTTTGCCCGTCAAGGGTGCAGGTGAACCTATTGGCTTGCCAGATTTGAGC AAACTCATTGGAGCGGACATCGCCAAAGTTGGACAACAAAGAGCTTTCAGAAACAAGTGGATAGCGAAGGATGGAGCTGGTTTCGTCCGAGCG GTCGAAGCACCTTCAGATGAGACTGCCGaccaggtcaaggagatcaaggagaagggtgacCATTCACGTGGAGAAGCTATTACCAAGGAGTTGCAAAAGAGAAAGTTGATTCAACCTAG AAAACACATTCACTACACTGTCTCCAAGGGATCCCAATTCTCAACGGAAGTGAAGCAACTCGAGACTGATCTCACTGTCGAGATGCTCCAATC AGGAGCATGGAAGGACGCTTCGTTCAAGCAATACAACTTTGCCGCTGCTGGACAACCGACAGATGGAGGTGCTTTACACCCTTTGCTGAAAGTCCGAGAGGAGTTCAGaaacatcttcttcgacatggG GTTCACTGAGATGCCTACTAACCGTTTCGTTGAGTCTGCGTTCTGGAACTTCGACGCCATGTTCGTCCCTCAACAACATCCTGCTAGAGAGATGCAGGATACCTTCTACGTCAAAG ATCCTGTCAAGGCTCTTAGACCCGACCCCGAGTACTACGAACGAGTACGAAAAGTTCACGAAGAGGGAGGTTACGGATCTATCGGTTACCGAGCGCCTTTCAACAGAGATGAGAGCGAAAAGTTATTGTTGAGAACACATACAACCGCCGTTTCTACCGATATGCTTTACAAACTGGCCAATCAGGAGGGAGGCTTCAAGCCTGCGAAGATGTACTCCATTGACCGAgtgttcag AAATGAAACCGCCGATGCTACCCATTTGGCAGAATTCCACCAGGTTGAGGGTGTTGTTGCCGACTACAATATCACATTGGGCAACTTGATTG CTTTCATGCAGGAGTTCTTCTCAAAGACAGGTAACCACAAGTTGAGGTTCAAGCCTGCGTACAACCCTTACACCGAG CCCAGTATGGAGGTCTTCTCTTGGCATGAGGGATTGGGCAAGTGGATCGAGATTGCCAAC TCTGGTATCTTCCGACCGGAAATGCTTGAACCGATGGGTCTCCCCAAGGGTGTCCGAGTGTTAGGATGGGGTATGTCATTGGAACGACCGACCATGATCAAATACAAGATCTCAGATATCCGAACATTGGTCGGCCACAAGACGGATCTGGAtcaagtgaagaagagacctGCGGTGCgattggagaagggtgatgatTAA